The Allocatelliglobosispora scoriae genome contains a region encoding:
- a CDS encoding NAD(P)/FAD-dependent oxidoreductase, whose translation MTATTGHVVIVGAGLSGLSTAEALRAGAHPGPITLIGGEADLPYDRPPLSKEVLRGERQSTALRMADWFAEQGITLLTGTTVAGIDPDSGTVDLPGRRLTADMIVLATGGTPRRLPGGVNTLPTGHPALHELRTVADCRRLTDALRPGTKLAVIGAGLIGAEAAASAVARGCHVDLIDPNELPLAAAIGPEAATLLHRRHAAHGVTTHQAGVEHIHAADNDTVRIVLSTGDTIAADALLVGIGITADTALAEAAGLAVDNGILVDSRQRTSHPRVMAVGDASRRHGPDGPLPRVEHWDHALRSGQTAAATILDTPEQPPRAPWFWSDRYDIHLEMVGHLDPRAQSAIRLHTDDELSIFYLRDGRCIGAVTVNQPLDARAAQRLIDQHIPVTADQLTDPAVSLRQLVRGR comes from the coding sequence GTGACCGCGACCACCGGGCACGTCGTCATCGTCGGTGCCGGCCTGTCCGGGCTGAGTACCGCCGAGGCCCTGCGCGCCGGGGCCCATCCCGGCCCGATCACGCTGATCGGAGGCGAAGCCGACCTGCCCTACGACCGGCCGCCGCTGAGCAAGGAGGTCCTGCGCGGGGAGCGTCAGTCCACGGCGTTGCGGATGGCGGACTGGTTCGCGGAGCAGGGCATCACACTGCTCACCGGCACCACCGTCGCCGGTATCGACCCCGACAGCGGCACGGTCGACCTGCCCGGTCGGCGGTTGACCGCCGACATGATCGTCCTGGCGACCGGCGGCACCCCGCGACGCCTGCCCGGCGGCGTCAACACTCTGCCGACAGGTCACCCGGCGCTGCACGAACTGCGTACCGTCGCCGACTGCCGGCGGCTGACCGATGCACTGCGACCAGGTACGAAACTGGCTGTCATCGGCGCCGGGCTGATCGGCGCCGAAGCAGCGGCGAGCGCCGTCGCCCGCGGCTGCCACGTCGATCTGATCGACCCCAACGAGCTGCCGCTGGCAGCCGCCATCGGCCCCGAAGCCGCGACCCTGCTGCACCGCCGGCACGCCGCCCACGGCGTCACCACCCACCAGGCCGGCGTAGAGCACATCCACGCCGCCGACAACGACACCGTCCGGATCGTCCTGTCCACCGGCGACACGATCGCCGCCGACGCGCTGCTCGTTGGCATCGGTATTACCGCCGACACCGCCCTGGCCGAGGCCGCCGGCCTGGCCGTCGACAACGGGATCCTGGTCGACTCCCGCCAGCGCACCAGCCACCCGCGGGTCATGGCCGTCGGCGACGCCTCCCGTAGGCACGGACCCGACGGCCCGCTACCACGGGTCGAGCACTGGGACCACGCCCTGCGCAGCGGCCAGACCGCCGCCGCGACCATCCTCGACACGCCCGAACAGCCACCGCGGGCACCGTGGTTCTGGTCCGACCGGTACGACATCCACCTGGAGATGGTCGGCCACCTCGACCCCCGGGCCCAGTCGGCGATCCGCCTGCACACCGATGACGAACTCAGCATCTTCTACCTCCGGGACGGCCGATGCATCGGCGCGGTGACCGTCAACCAGCCACTCGACGCCCGGGCCGCCCAACGTCTCATCGACCAGCACATCCCTGTCACCGCCGACCAGCTCACCGACCCGGCGGTATCGCTGCGGCAGCTCGTACGCGGCCGATGA
- a CDS encoding non-heme iron oxygenase ferredoxin subunit encodes MTDSASADGVRVCATSELPDGEIRLVPAKVTGWRDDIALFNDGGEFFALDDTCTHEQASLAEGWLENGEIECPSHQSRFALRTGKVTCLPATRDACPHRVDVRDGDLWLRPGQPPVAP; translated from the coding sequence ATGACCGACAGCGCATCAGCAGACGGCGTCCGGGTCTGCGCGACCAGCGAACTGCCCGACGGGGAGATCCGCCTCGTCCCGGCGAAGGTCACTGGCTGGCGCGACGACATCGCCCTGTTCAACGACGGCGGTGAGTTCTTCGCCCTCGACGACACCTGCACGCACGAGCAGGCGTCGCTCGCCGAGGGCTGGCTCGAGAACGGCGAGATCGAGTGCCCGTCCCACCAGAGCCGTTTCGCACTGCGTACCGGCAAGGTCACCTGCCTGCCCGCGACCCGCGACGCCTGCCCCCACCGGGTCGACGTGCGCGACGGGGACCTGTGGCTGCGACCCGGCCAGCCGCCGGTCGCACCGTGA
- a CDS encoding class I SAM-dependent methyltransferase, which produces MSSAMVVYAAALRRASRGRSAPLRLATVDGCYTHTVDARPWCADVDTADITVLRRCTGPTLDIGCGPGRLAAALAQRGVPTLGVDVNQTAVRLARRRGVTTVTGSVFDLLPDEGRWQHLLLIDGNLGIGGDPVALLRRCAELITPNGQIMVEVEPPGTPTWDGPVTITGGRHTSDVFDWSVVAADRLPEQAAAAGLRLADQWTERRRWFACLTT; this is translated from the coding sequence GTGAGCAGCGCCATGGTCGTCTACGCCGCTGCGCTGCGGCGGGCATCACGCGGTCGCAGCGCACCGCTGCGGCTGGCGACCGTGGACGGCTGCTACACCCATACCGTCGATGCCCGGCCGTGGTGCGCCGACGTCGACACCGCAGACATCACCGTCCTGCGCCGATGCACCGGCCCCACCCTCGACATCGGGTGCGGCCCGGGCCGGCTCGCTGCGGCGCTCGCTCAGCGTGGCGTACCCACCCTCGGCGTCGACGTCAACCAGACGGCGGTCCGGCTCGCCCGCCGACGCGGCGTCACGACCGTGACCGGCAGCGTCTTCGACCTCCTGCCAGACGAGGGCCGCTGGCAGCACCTGCTGCTGATCGACGGCAACCTCGGCATCGGCGGCGACCCCGTCGCCCTGCTACGGCGCTGCGCCGAACTCATCACCCCGAACGGGCAGATCATGGTCGAAGTCGAACCTCCGGGCACCCCGACCTGGGACGGGCCGGTGACCATCACCGGAGGCCGGCATACCAGCGACGTCTTCGACTGGTCGGTCGTCGCCGCCGACCGCCTCCCCGAGCAAGCCGCCGCCGCCGGGCTGCGCCTGGCCGATCAATGGACCGAGAGGCGTCGATGGTTCGCCTGCCTGACCACCTGA